In Rhinopithecus roxellana isolate Shanxi Qingling chromosome 16, ASM756505v1, whole genome shotgun sequence, a single genomic region encodes these proteins:
- the PAEP gene encoding glycodelin yields the protein MQCLLLTLGVALICGVQAIDSPQAMQDVELPKLAGTWHSMAMAASDFSLLETKEAPLRIYISSLQPTPEGNLEIALRRWSQKRSPFRDGNQCVEEKIVAEKTENPIEFKINYLDENRIYLFNTDSSKYLFLCLENTPKQNLVCQYLARTLEADDKVMAEFINFLKTLPVHMQIFLDMTQAEEQCRI from the exons ATGCAGTGCCTCCTGCTCACCCTGGGCGTGGCCCTGATCTGTGGTGTCCAGGCCATCGACAGCCCCCAGGCCATGCAGGACGTGGAGCTCCCAAAG TTGGCAGGGACTTGGCACTCCATGGCCATGGCAGCCAGTGACTTCTCCCTCCTGGAGACCAAGGAGGCCCCTCTGAGGATCTACATCAGCTCGCTGCAGCCCACCCCTGAGGGCAACCTGGAGATTGCCCTGCGCAGATG GTCACAGAAACGAAGCCCTTTCAGAGACGGCAACCAATGTGTTGAGGAGAAGATCGTTGCAGAGAAAACCGAGAACCCCATCGAGTTCAAGATCAACT ATCTGGATGAGAACAGGATCTACCTGTTCAACACCGACAGCAGCAAATATTTGTTCCTCTGCCTGGAGAACACCCCCAAGCAGAACCTGGTCTGCCAGTACCTGG CCAGGACCCTGGAGGCGGACGACAAGGTCATGGCGGAATTCATCAACTTTCTCAAGACTCTGCCTGTGCACATGCAGATCTTCCTGGACATGACCCAGGCAGAAG AACAGTGCCGCATCTAG